A window of Bacillota bacterium genomic DNA:
CAGCCTCGAGGAGGCCCTGCAGGCCCTGGAAGCCGATCACGAATTCCTCCTGAAAGGGGATGTCTTCCCGAAGTCGCTGATCGAAATGTGGATCAACAACAAGATGAAAGATGTTGCCCTCGTCAACCAGTTCCCCCATCCCCAGGAGTTCTTCCTCTATTACGACCTCTAAATAAAATTTGCGAACAAGGTCCCATTTGGGACCTTGTTTTTTATTTAGGAAGAAAGTCTTGCCAGAAGCAGGATTTTCCGAATCAGAAACGAATTGTATTATTGTGAGTCTGCCGGTATCCTTTCAACCCCTAAGGGAAATGATATGGTGTGGTTGAGGCGCTGAAAAAAATAGAAAGGCAGAAGGCCAGGCTTCTCTGGAAAAAAGAGGTTTTCCATGTTCCTTACATAAGATTCGGAGTTTTTTTAATCGGTTTCCTGATCGTATGGATTTTGAGACAGGGAAAATTGGAAGACGCGGTTTTCGCCTGGGCCACCGTTCTTTACGGGCTTTTTGCCCTCGCGGCCTGGATTGCAGCACGCTCCCGCATGATTTCCCTGCGAAACGTAACGATCTGGTGGCTGGCCGGCTTCAGCGTTGATACGATTTACGGCGGTTACCTTGTTTATTTTACTGGAGGCGCAAACAGCCCCCTTGCCCCCCTCCTGGCCGGGAGCCTCCTCCGGGTCCTCGTTACATACCCTCATTTACCCGTTTTTTACATCATTTTTTTTCTCCACCTCTTTGTATACTTTTTGGCCTGTGTGAGTTCAGGGGGAATTGCAGTGTTTTTTCAGCTTGAATTCTGTATCACCCTCCTTTTGCTCCTGGGAACCGGCCTGGTAATCATTTACCTCATCAGGCATCACGATGAAATCAGTCTTGCCAAGATGAAGCTCGCCGGAGAGCGGAATGAACTGGAGGTGCTGGCCCTTACCGACGGTTTGACTGGGGTTTACAACTACCGCTATTTTCAATACTGCCTTGTGGAAGAGATAAAGCGGGCCGAACGCTACAAGATCCCCCTTTCTCTGCTGATTTTCGATCTCGACTTTTTCAAAACATACAACGATACCTTTGGGCATCCTGCGGGCGACAGGGTGCTTAAAAAGGTGGCAGAAATTTTGCGCCAGCGCCTGCGGAGCAACGATATTTTGTGCCGTTACGGTGGGGATGAATTTGTGGCAATTCTGAGCGGCACCGGTGCCCGGGAGGCGGCCCAGGTTGCCAAAAATTTGAAAGAGGCCATTGAAAACTACCCGTTTCCCGGCCGGCATTGTTTGCCGGGTGGCAGGCTTACGGTTTCTGTAGGAGTTGCCACTTATCCCGATGATGCTTCGAACCATATTGATCTGGTGGAGCAGGCAGACCGGCGGCTCTACATGGCGAAATCATCAGACGATCTGAGCACTCGTTAACGGTTCTTCTTGAATTATTCTGATTTTGTTAATTATTGCAGGATTTTTTTGCCAGATGTCGAATCAGTACCGTACCTGTTTTTATGTTTTTTTATGTTTTGAAAAAAGTTAGGAAACCGGGGGGAAAGAGGTGGAGAGATGCGGATTCGTCACCGGATTCTGTTTTCAATGATCGTTTTAATTCTCTTCAGTTTGGGGATCGTGGGGATGGCAAGTTATTACCAGGCGCGCAGGAGTTTGCTGAAACTCGAGGAGGACTATCTGAGCGGCCTGGCAACTGAAGGCGCTCACCGGGTGGAAATGCTGGTCGAAGAAGGGGCCGGTTTGGGAGATAAGCGGATCCAGGCGCTGCTGAAAAATTTTGATGAGGATCATTTTAAAAGGAAAGGACTTACCGGCTATGCCTATATTATGGACGGGAAAGGAGTTCTCATCTACCATCCCAACTCTGTTGGAACAAGCCTGGCAGGAGAAAGTTACGGCCGGGAGATGCTGCAGAAAAGAGAAGGAATTGTCCGCTACATCTGGAAAGGGCGCCCCAAAACCGTCGGTTTTCGTCCGGTAGAGGGTACGGACTGGATTTTTGCAGTAGGGAATTATGATGCCGAATTTATGGGTGCGGTTTTTCTCGTACGCAACGTTGCCTTAGGCGTGGGTATTGGAGCATTGATTTTAAGCATTCTTGCTTCTCTCTGGCTCGCGCTGGGGATTGCACGTCCGTTAGAGCGGCTGCAGGCTTTGATGCAGCGGGCAGGCGAAGGAGACTTAAGCGTCAGGGCGGAGGCAGGGAAGGGAAAGGACGAGATTGCCCGGTTGGGTGAAGGCTTCAATGCCATGCTGGCGCGGATCGGCGATTTGGTCCGGGTTGTTGCCGAAAGCGCCCAGAAAGTTGCTGCCTCCTCAGACCAGCTGCGTTTGGGAACGGAGCAGGCCGCGAAGGCCGCCGAGCAAATTACGATGAGCATTCAGGAGGTTTCGAGTGGTGCTTTAAATCAGGCCAGACATGTTGATGAAGCCGCAGATATGGTGGGTCAGATTACAACTGCCATCAGGCAGGTCTCGGCCAGCACCGGTCAAGTTAGCGCCGAGGCCGGAGTGATGGCGCGGCAGGCCGGCGAGGGAAGGTCCAGCATGGAGAAGATGGTCCGGCAGATGACGGAGATCGGAAACACTGTTGGGGATACCGCCCGGATGATCAATCTGGTGGGCGACAAGGCCCAGTCGGTGGGAGAAATTATCAATTTGATAACCGGGATTGCGGATCAGACGAATCTGCTGGCCCTAAATGCTGCAATTGAAGCCGCCCGGGCCGGGGAGCAGGGAAGGGGTTTTGCGGTTGTGGCGGAGGAGGTGCGCAAGCTTGCCGAGCAGT
This region includes:
- a CDS encoding GGDEF domain-containing protein, translated to MVEALKKIERQKARLLWKKEVFHVPYIRFGVFLIGFLIVWILRQGKLEDAVFAWATVLYGLFALAAWIAARSRMISLRNVTIWWLAGFSVDTIYGGYLVYFTGGANSPLAPLLAGSLLRVLVTYPHLPVFYIIFFLHLFVYFLACVSSGGIAVFFQLEFCITLLLLLGTGLVIIYLIRHHDEISLAKMKLAGERNELEVLALTDGLTGVYNYRYFQYCLVEEIKRAERYKIPLSLLIFDLDFFKTYNDTFGHPAGDRVLKKVAEILRQRLRSNDILCRYGGDEFVAILSGTGAREAAQVAKNLKEAIENYPFPGRHCLPGGRLTVSVGVATYPDDASNHIDLVEQADRRLYMAKSSDDLSTR
- a CDS encoding methyl-accepting chemotaxis protein; the protein is MRIRHRILFSMIVLILFSLGIVGMASYYQARRSLLKLEEDYLSGLATEGAHRVEMLVEEGAGLGDKRIQALLKNFDEDHFKRKGLTGYAYIMDGKGVLIYHPNSVGTSLAGESYGREMLQKREGIVRYIWKGRPKTVGFRPVEGTDWIFAVGNYDAEFMGAVFLVRNVALGVGIGALILSILASLWLALGIARPLERLQALMQRAGEGDLSVRAEAGKGKDEIARLGEGFNAMLARIGDLVRVVAESAQKVAASSDQLRLGTEQAAKAAEQITMSIQEVSSGALNQARHVDEAADMVGQITTAIRQVSASTGQVSAEAGVMARQAGEGRSSMEKMVRQMTEIGNTVGDTARMINLVGDKAQSVGEIINLITGIADQTNLLALNAAIEAARAGEQGRGFAVVAEEVRKLAEQCRDATEQISSLIQEMQEAVQGAVTSMERGTRVVEEGAAVVGKGGEVFEEILGSIESVTGKIAEVTAAAEQMAASADQVMRAVEEIARIAAQNSSAAQQVAAATEEETSSLEELSSASEALAQLAASLRELTVRFQF